DNA sequence from the Streptomyces sp. CA-210063 genome:
GGTGGAGGGCCGCAGGGTCGCCCTGTCCAATCTGGAGAAGGTCCTCCACCCGGCGACGGGCTTCACCAAGGGTGAGCTGCTGCACTACTACGCCACGACCGCGGATGCCCTGCTGCCGCATCTGCGCGACCGCCCGGTCTCCTTCCTCCGCTACCCGGACGGGCCGGGCGGCCAGGTCTTCTTCACCAAGAACGTGCCGCCGGGCACACCCGACTGGGTCACGACCGCCGAGGTACGGCGGATGGAGGGCCCGGCGCGGATGGTGCTGGTCCAGGACCTGGCGAGCCTGATGTGGGCCTCGAACCTGGTCGCCGAGTTCCACACGCCGCAGTGGACCGTCAGCATCCCCGACGAGGCCGACCGGCTGGTCTTCGACCTGGACCCGGGAGCGCCCGCGACGGTCGTCGAGTGCTGCGAGGTCGCCTGCTGGCTGCGGGAGCGGCTCGCGGCGGACGGGATCGAGGCGTACGCGAAGACGTCCGGGTCGAAGGGGCTGCATCTGCTGGCGGCGGTGCGCGGGTCGTCTTCCGAGCGGGTGACGGAGTACGCCAAGGAACTCGCCGTCGAGGCCGAGAAGGCCCTGCCCCGCCAGGTCGTCCACCGGATGACCCGCAGCCTGCGCCCCGGCAAGGTCTTCGTCGACTGGAGCCAGAACGCCGCCCGCAAGACCACGGCCACGCCCTACACCCTCCGCGCCCGCCCCGAGCCCACCGTCTCCACGCCGGTCACCTGGACCGAGGTCGAGGAGTGCGCCTCCGCCGGACGACTGGCCTTCCACGCCGAGGACATCGCGGCCCGCCTCCAGGACCACGGGGATCTGCTGGCGCCCCTCCTCGACGTGGACGCGGCGCACCCGCTGCCGTAAGACATCGTCAGTCAGCCCGGCCAGGCAACAAATCAGCCGTCCGGCGTTTGAGGACGAGGCCGCAGGCCGACGGGGCGTCCGGGGGCGCAGCCCCCAGGGCCGGTCACCACGACCGACCCGCGCCCGAAAGCCGGCCTACACCCGAGCCCACGTCCGCCGGTCCCGTGCCACGGAATGCATCCCCTCCACGTCCGCCGGCTTCAGCACGCCACCCGCGCGGGCGAGTTCCGACAGGTCCGTGTCCCGCAGGACACGGACCTCCCGCAGGGGCGTGGTGACGGCGAGGCCGGACGGTTCGGCGAGGGCGAGGACGGGGCGGACCTCGGCGGTGAGGGCGTAGGAGGCGCGGTCGGCGTCGGCGCGGAGCCTGCGCAGCAGCGCGCGGGGCTCGTGGCGGCCGACGGCGACCATGGGGTCGGTGACGACGACGCGCTGCCTGCGGGCGTAGAGGGACCGGACGCAGAACAGGCCCCCGGGGCCGATGACGAGGTGGTGGATACGGTCGCCGCCGGGCAGGGGCACGGAGTGCAGGGTGCGCCAGCCGGCGCCCTCCAGCCGGTCCAGCGCGTCGCCGACCGTCTGCTCGGCGGCCAGGGCGCGGCGGCGCGGGTCGGGACGCAGCCGGCGCGGTGGTCCGGGAGCGCGGTCGAGGGCGATGAGGAGGGCCTCGCCGGGGCGGTTGGGGGCCAGGTCGTCGTCCGGATGGAGGCTCAGCCGGGCCAGCTCGGCGGGGGTCGGCACGGGTGGCGGGCCCACCGTGACCGGGCCGGAGATGAACGGGCCGAGGACGGCGAGCACGTCCTCTCTCCGCTCCTCGCTGAGGAGATTCACCCGGCCCGCCTCACGGTCGTACCAGGCGATGTTCCTCCCGTCGGTCCGGCACACGTACAGGCGTTCCTGTCCGTGGCGCCAGGTCGGTATGACGCGCAGTCCGTTCATGCACCATCACCCCACGACCATGGGACCAGGCGGGGTGCTCCATCGGCAAGAACCCGGCTACCTTTGGGGTGACTTGGGGAGGCGCCGTTGCGGACGCGCAGGAACCAGCACGATGTTCCGGCTCCGGACGAACCGTGGAGCGAGATCGTGCCCGGTCTGTGGATGGGCGGGCACGAGTTCGCGGGGCGGACCGGTACCGGCGACATCGAATTCGCGGTCGTACGCGCTGAGTTCGATCTGGTGCTCACGCTGCTGCGACTGCCGGGGTACGGGCCGGACGACGGCGTCGAGCACCATGTGTGGCCGATCCCGGACGGGCCGTTGGACGGTACGCAGCTGGCGGGTGTGATGCGGCTGGCACAGGCGGCGTGCGACGCGCTGGAGGACGGCAAACGGGTCCTCGTCCGCTGCTACAGCGGCTACAACCGGTCCGGTCTGGTCGTGGCGCACGCGCTGATCCGCGACGGGCACTCCGCGGAGGAGGCGATCCGGCTGATCCGCACCCGCCGTTCGCCGTGGGCGCTGCACAACGAGCTGTTCGTGGAGTACCTGCACACGGGGCTGCCGACGGTCCGGTTCCTTGAGGAGCTGGCCGATTGACTTGCTCCTCGGGCTGAAGCCCGGGGATTGTGGCCTTCCCTCTCGTTGCTGTGCCGCTACGCGGCACGGGCTTCGGGAGGGAATCCGTGGCTTCCTGCTTCGTCGCGCTGGGCCAGAACGGGTTCTGGTCTTACCGGCGCTCCACAGGCTGATACCGCCAGTCCGGCGGCCTTTTTCACGTTGCGTGCGGAGTTGATGTCCCGGTCGAGGAGGGCTCCGCAGGCGGGGCAGGTCCATTCGCGGATGTGGAGGGGTTTGGGTCCGTCCACGTGGTCGCAGTACGAGCAGGTCCGGCTGGTCGGCACGAACCGGCCGATCTTGATCAGGGTGCGCCCGTACCGTTCGGCCTTGTAGACGAGCATGGCCACGAACTGCGACCAGCCCGCATCGTGCACGCTCTTGGCCAGTCCGGTGCGTGCCAGTCCGTTCACCGCCAGGTCCTCCACGCCGATCGCTTGGTTCTCGCGGATCAGCTTCGTGGAGAGCTGGTGGTGAAATTCACGGCGCGCGTCGGCGACCTGGGCATGCGCGCGGGCGACCTTCAGGCGGGCCTTCTGCCGGTTCTTGGATCCCTTCTGTTTGCGGGACAGCTCCCGCTGGGCCTTCTTCAGTTTCTTCTCCGCACGGCGCAGGAACCGCGGGGAGTCGATCTTCGTGCCGTCGTCGAGGATCGCGAAGTGCGTCAGGCCCAGGTCAATGCCGACGGTGTGGCCGGTGTCGGGCATGCGGGCCGCGTCGGTGTCCGGGTTGGTGTCGATGACGAACGAGGCGAAGTACCTCCCGGCCGCGTCCTGGATCACGGTGACGGAGGTGGGGGTGGTGGGCAGGGTCCGCGACCACTTCACCTTGACCGCCCCGATCTTCGGCAGGTTCAGCCGTCCGCTGCCGGTGATCGACCAGCGGGCGTTGGCGGTGAACCGGATCGACTGCCGGGCGTCCTTGCGGGACTTCAACCTCGGTGCCCCCAGCTTGGGCCCCTTGCGCTCACCCTTGAGGGAGGCGAAGAAGTTCCTGTACGCCGTCTCGGCATCGCGCAGGGACTGCTGGAGCACGACCGCGGAGACCTCGCCCAGCCAGGAGCGGGCCTCGGTCTGCTTGGCCTCGGTGATCAGACGCTTGGACAGCTCGCTGGCCTTCGGGAACGGCGCGCCCGCCGCACGTGCGTCCTCGCGGGCGCGCACGGCGTCGTTGAACACGACACGGACGCACCCGAACGCCCGAGTCAACGCACCGCGTTGGGCATGGTTCGGGTACAGGCGAAAGCTGTACCGAAGCTGCATGAGAGCCACAGTAAATACTTGGGCTATGGGAGATATTCGGGAGATCAGAACTGGTCGATACTGTGTTTTTGCCATGCATGTGCACTTGGTCTTCGTGATCAAGTTCAGGCACAACGTGTTCACGGAAGAGCACCTGGCGCGGATGGAGGAGATCATGCGGTCGGCGTGTGCGGACTTCAAGTGCGAGCGGGTGGAGTTCAACGGCGAGACCGGCCATGTCCAACCTGTTGGTGAACTTCCCGCCCAAGGTCGCGTCACCAAGCTGGTCAACTGCCTCAAGGGCGTCTCCTCACGCCGCCTGCGCCTGGGGCACCTCCCGGCCGAAGACTGGGGGCGAATTCCTCGACCTGGCACGCCACTACTGGCGGGCCAACAAACTGTGGTCGGGCTCCTACTTCGCCGGAACCGTCGGCGGCGCCCCGCTCTCGGCGGTCAGGCAGTGCATCGAGCAGCAGAACCGGCCGGTGTAAGCCCTGCCCGGCTCCGCCCGACCAGATGCGGCGACGCTCCGCCTCGCCACCCTCAGATGCGCTTCACCGCCGGGCTGAAGCCCGATGCGCTGCGAATGAATCCCGGTAGCGTGGCCTGCGGGACCGAGCCGTCATGGGAGTAATACTTCCGCACACATAGGCACGGATAGGCACGGATAGGCATGGGCAGCCATGAGTAGGGCGGACGGAACCACACTCGCCCGCCCGGGACCCCCGCCCGTCCCCTACCCACGCACCCAGCAGTCTTGTGTTCCCCAGCCACCCCGCGCGGGCTGCCGCCGGCGCGTCGGTCGCCGTGGCCGCCGCCCCGCCTCGCGCCTCTTTCGGGGCTCGATCCCTGATGGCCCATCGCAGAAGGCACCCTCTCTCCCCTCCCCCTAATGTGGCGAACAGTCAGGTTCGCCCCCTTCTGGAGGAGCATCAATGTCCCTGCGGATTCTGCTCATGCGGTTCGGCATAGCCGCTGCCGGTGGCGCTCTCGTGGCCTTCGCGGCCACGACTCCCGCGATCGGCGTCGACCGGGAGGACCCCGGGAAGAAGTACATCGTCAACGGCGAGGTCACCGCCCGTGCCGGTCTGGTCCTGCGCAGCGCGCCGACGCGCGGCGGCGCGGCCGTCCGGGTCGCGAAGTACGGCGAGATCGTCCAGATCTACTGCAGGACCCTGAGCCAGAACATCGACGGCAACCGGCAGTGGTACCTGCTCACCGACGGCACCTGGGCGTGGGGTTCGGCCCGCTACATCGCCGCCTGGAAGACGCCACGCTGGTGCTGAGCTGAGCGACAAGGCACACAAGGCATCCCATTTAGGTAAGTTCCGGGCATGACCACCAAGGCCGGACCGACCCTGGCGGCGGATCCCTCGGACCCGCCCCCGCCCGCCGTACGCCTGCTCCGGCGCCGAGGCGTCGAGTTCACCCTCACCGTCGTCGCCGTTCTGCTCTCGGTGTACGGCTACTGCGCTGTCGGTCTGGCGAAGAACGGCTCCGTCCCGCCCGGCGCCGCCGACTACGGTGCCGGGCTCGGGGTGCTCGCGCTGCTGGCCCATCTGGTGGTGCGGCTGCGGGCGCCGTACGCCGATCCGCTGCTGCTGCCCATCGCGGTGCTCCTCAACGGCCTGGGCCTGGTGCTGATCCACCGGCTCGACCTGGAGACCCCGGCCGACCGGGCGGCGCCCGCGCAGCTGAACTGGTCGACGCTCGGGGTGGCGCTGTTCATCACGGTCGTGGCCCTGCTGCGTGACCACCGGGTGCTCCAGCGGTACGCGTACCTCTCGGTCGTGGCCGCGCTGGGCCTGCTGGCGCTGCCGATCCTCTTCCCTCCGGTCAACGGGGCCCGTATCTGGGTGCGGATCGCCGGATTCTCCCTCCAGCCGGGCGAGTTCGCGAAGGTGCTGCTCGCGCTCTTCTTCGCCAGCTATCTCGCGGCGAACCGCAACGCGCTGGCGTACGCCGGGCGCCAGATCTGGCGGTTCAAGCGCCTGCAACTGCCCACCGGGCGCGTCCTCGGCCCGATCGTCACCATCTGGCTGCTGAGCGTCGGGGTCCTGGTCCTGGAACGGGACCTGGGGACCTCGCTGCTGTTCTTCGGCCTGTTCGTGATCATGCTGTACGTCGCCACGGGCCGCACCGGCTGGATCGCGGTGGGGCTGCTGCTTGCGTGCGTGGGCGCGGTGGCCGTCGGCTGGCTCGAACCGCATGTGCACAGCCGCGTCGAGGACTGGCTGCACCCGTTCGCGTCGATCGAGGCGGGCCAGGGCCCGGGCCAACTCGCCCAGTCCCTCTTCGCGTTCGCCGCCGGCGGGCTGCTGGGCACCGGCCTCGGCCTCGGCCACTCCATCCTGATCGGCTTCGCCGCCAAGTCGGACTTCATCCTGGCCACGGCGGGCGAGGAGCTGGGCCTCGCCGGTCTCGCCGCGATCTTCCTGCTCTACGCCCTGCTGGTGGAGCGCGGCTACCGCACCGGCCTCGCCCTGCGCGACCCCTTCGGCCGCCTGCTGGCCACCGGCCTCGCCTCGATCATCGCCCTCCAGGTCTTCGTCATCGCCGGCGGCGTCACCGGTCTCATCCCCCTCACCGGCATGGCGATGCCCTTCCTCGCCCAGGGCGGCTCCTCCGTCGTCACCAACTGGATCATCGTGGCCCTGCTGATCCGGCTGAGCGACTCCGCCCGCAGCCAGTACGACCGTCACGACGGCCCGGAGGACAGGAGCGTATGACCATGTACGTCCGGAGGGGCGCATGACCAAGTACATCCGCCGCGCCGCCGCCCTCTGCGCCCTGCT
Encoded proteins:
- the ligD gene encoding non-homologous end-joining DNA ligase, which produces MTPITEVEGRRVALSNLEKVLHPATGFTKGELLHYYATTADALLPHLRDRPVSFLRYPDGPGGQVFFTKNVPPGTPDWVTTAEVRRMEGPARMVLVQDLASLMWASNLVAEFHTPQWTVSIPDEADRLVFDLDPGAPATVVECCEVACWLRERLAADGIEAYAKTSGSKGLHLLAAVRGSSSERVTEYAKELAVEAEKALPRQVVHRMTRSLRPGKVFVDWSQNAARKTTATPYTLRARPEPTVSTPVTWTEVEECASAGRLAFHAEDIAARLQDHGDLLAPLLDVDAAHPLP
- a CDS encoding nuclease-related domain-containing protein, translating into MNGLRVIPTWRHGQERLYVCRTDGRNIAWYDREAGRVNLLSEERREDVLAVLGPFISGPVTVGPPPVPTPAELARLSLHPDDDLAPNRPGEALLIALDRAPGPPRRLRPDPRRRALAAEQTVGDALDRLEGAGWRTLHSVPLPGGDRIHHLVIGPGGLFCVRSLYARRQRVVVTDPMVAVGRHEPRALLRRLRADADRASYALTAEVRPVLALAEPSGLAVTTPLREVRVLRDTDLSELARAGGVLKPADVEGMHSVARDRRTWARV
- a CDS encoding protein-tyrosine phosphatase family protein, producing the protein MRTRRNQHDVPAPDEPWSEIVPGLWMGGHEFAGRTGTGDIEFAVVRAEFDLVLTLLRLPGYGPDDGVEHHVWPIPDGPLDGTQLAGVMRLAQAACDALEDGKRVLVRCYSGYNRSGLVVAHALIRDGHSAEEAIRLIRTRRSPWALHNELFVEYLHTGLPTVRFLEELAD
- a CDS encoding RNA-guided endonuclease InsQ/TnpB family protein yields the protein MQLRYSFRLYPNHAQRGALTRAFGCVRVVFNDAVRAREDARAAGAPFPKASELSKRLITEAKQTEARSWLGEVSAVVLQQSLRDAETAYRNFFASLKGERKGPKLGAPRLKSRKDARQSIRFTANARWSITGSGRLNLPKIGAVKVKWSRTLPTTPTSVTVIQDAAGRYFASFVIDTNPDTDAARMPDTGHTVGIDLGLTHFAILDDGTKIDSPRFLRRAEKKLKKAQRELSRKQKGSKNRQKARLKVARAHAQVADARREFHHQLSTKLIRENQAIGVEDLAVNGLARTGLAKSVHDAGWSQFVAMLVYKAERYGRTLIKIGRFVPTSRTCSYCDHVDGPKPLHIREWTCPACGALLDRDINSARNVKKAAGLAVSACGAPVRPEPVLAQRDEAGSHGFPPEARAA
- a CDS encoding transposase; amino-acid sequence: MSNLLVNFPPKVASPSWSTASRASPHAACAWGTSRPKTGGEFLDLARHYWRANKLWSGSYFAGTVGGAPLSAVRQCIEQQNRPV
- a CDS encoding SH3 domain-containing protein, with the protein product MSLRILLMRFGIAAAGGALVAFAATTPAIGVDREDPGKKYIVNGEVTARAGLVLRSAPTRGGAAVRVAKYGEIVQIYCRTLSQNIDGNRQWYLLTDGTWAWGSARYIAAWKTPRWC
- a CDS encoding FtsW/RodA/SpoVE family cell cycle protein — translated: MTTKAGPTLAADPSDPPPPAVRLLRRRGVEFTLTVVAVLLSVYGYCAVGLAKNGSVPPGAADYGAGLGVLALLAHLVVRLRAPYADPLLLPIAVLLNGLGLVLIHRLDLETPADRAAPAQLNWSTLGVALFITVVALLRDHRVLQRYAYLSVVAALGLLALPILFPPVNGARIWVRIAGFSLQPGEFAKVLLALFFASYLAANRNALAYAGRQIWRFKRLQLPTGRVLGPIVTIWLLSVGVLVLERDLGTSLLFFGLFVIMLYVATGRTGWIAVGLLLACVGAVAVGWLEPHVHSRVEDWLHPFASIEAGQGPGQLAQSLFAFAAGGLLGTGLGLGHSILIGFAAKSDFILATAGEELGLAGLAAIFLLYALLVERGYRTGLALRDPFGRLLATGLASIIALQVFVIAGGVTGLIPLTGMAMPFLAQGGSSVVTNWIIVALLIRLSDSARSQYDRHDGPEDRSV